Proteins encoded within one genomic window of Granulicella pectinivorans:
- a CDS encoding acyltransferase, whose amino-acid sequence MAVLTNLAQKGLVPLIRGTFVKIWLAEARGSFFLGKGCKILNKSMLKIGNNVYIGNYGYLDCLSVDGVTIGNSVTIREGCWVQLTSHYDKPGEGITIGNNVYIGPRSILGAAAQITIGDRCQLGANVSLIAENHAFSGEGDIFEQGVVRKGICIERDVWIGNNVTVLDGVTVGEGSVLGAGTVLTRSVPARSVVVGVPGRVIKTR is encoded by the coding sequence ATGGCTGTGCTGACAAATCTTGCGCAGAAGGGGCTTGTCCCTCTGATTCGTGGCACTTTTGTCAAGATCTGGCTGGCGGAGGCGCGTGGCTCCTTCTTTCTGGGGAAGGGGTGCAAAATACTCAACAAGTCGATGCTGAAGATAGGGAATAACGTTTATATCGGCAACTACGGATATCTCGATTGCTTGTCTGTGGATGGTGTCACGATAGGCAATAGCGTGACGATTCGTGAAGGTTGCTGGGTACAGTTGACGAGCCACTATGACAAGCCGGGAGAGGGCATCACGATCGGGAACAACGTCTATATTGGTCCCAGGTCTATCCTTGGGGCGGCTGCTCAGATTACGATTGGTGACCGGTGTCAGTTGGGGGCAAATGTGTCTTTAATTGCGGAGAATCATGCGTTTTCGGGCGAGGGAGACATTTTCGAGCAAGGGGTCGTTCGCAAAGGCATTTGCATCGAGCGAGATGTCTGGATCGGCAATAATGTGACAGTTCTCGACGGTGTCACGGTAGGTGAGGGATCGGTGCTTGGTGCTGGAACGGTATTAACCCGATCTGTCCCGGCCCGTTCGGTTGTGGTTGGAGTTCCGGGAAGAGTCATTAAAACCAGATGA